A genome region from Oceanococcus sp. HetDA_MAG_MS8 includes the following:
- a CDS encoding MAPEG family protein, producing the protein MSPAIQVLLLFTVLTLVLAVVYVGFRVTRVLAGQAKANAWTRGAPEYQDPAWVRRFEHAHMNCLENLPVYAAVVLAAYMLGQVSLLDSLAFVFLAGRLFQTVVHLISAGPIFVLMRATGLVVQWVVLAYWLYLLLG; encoded by the coding sequence ATGAGTCCAGCCATTCAGGTGCTGTTGCTGTTTACCGTCCTCACATTGGTGCTGGCGGTGGTTTATGTCGGTTTTAGGGTGACTCGTGTGCTGGCCGGCCAAGCCAAGGCCAATGCCTGGACCCGCGGCGCGCCTGAGTATCAGGATCCGGCTTGGGTGCGTCGTTTCGAACACGCGCACATGAATTGCCTGGAAAACCTACCGGTTTACGCTGCTGTGGTCCTGGCCGCCTACATGCTGGGCCAGGTGTCGCTGCTGGATTCCCTGGCCTTTGTCTTCTTGGCAGGACGGCTCTTCCAAACGGTAGTGCATCTGATCTCTGCAGGGCCCATCTTCGTGCTAATGCGCGCCACTGGCTTGGTGGTGCAGTGGGTTGTATTGGCCTACTGGCTGTATCTGCTGCTGGGCTAG
- the mgtE gene encoding magnesium transporter, which produces MPTTMSRQIEHLREAIESGKHSPVRRILASLNPAEIAGLIESLPPGEREIIWVLVDPDDVGEVLLHLGEELRAHLIDTMETDAVVAAAESLDVDDLADFIDDLPETLTQQVLASMNAAHRARLQQVLSYDYDTAGGLMNTDAISIRPNVTIDVVLRYLRMRTELPEHTDSLFVVDRFGHFLGQVKLTELVTQPIDSTVSDVMDRNFAPIPVNLSSSEVAQRFENRDLVSAPVVDGQNVLLGRITIDDVVDVIRDEAEHSILSQVGLDEEDDVFAPIRKSATRRAVWLGINLLTAFIAAGVVGLFQATLDEVVALAVLMPVVASMGGIGGSQTLTLMIRGMALGHISSANVGALLRREVAVAFLNGVFWACAVGLVVSLWFDNIMLGSVIAMAMLINQLSAAFTGVGLPMLLKKLDIDPALAGSVVLTTVTDVVGFFAFLGLGTVILL; this is translated from the coding sequence ATGCCGACCACCATGAGCCGCCAGATCGAACACCTGCGCGAAGCCATTGAGTCTGGCAAACATTCACCAGTACGGCGCATTCTGGCCTCATTAAACCCGGCCGAAATCGCGGGGCTGATTGAGTCCCTGCCGCCGGGCGAGCGGGAAATCATTTGGGTATTGGTCGACCCAGATGACGTGGGCGAGGTGCTACTGCACCTGGGTGAAGAGCTGCGCGCGCACCTCATCGACACCATGGAAACCGACGCTGTGGTAGCCGCAGCCGAAAGCCTGGACGTCGATGATCTGGCCGACTTTATCGATGACCTACCGGAAACGCTCACCCAGCAAGTTCTAGCCTCCATGAATGCAGCGCATCGCGCGCGCTTGCAACAGGTTCTGAGCTACGACTACGACACCGCCGGTGGTTTGATGAATACGGATGCGATCAGCATCCGGCCCAACGTCACTATTGACGTCGTGCTGCGCTACCTGCGTATGCGCACCGAACTACCCGAACACACAGATTCGCTGTTCGTTGTGGACCGCTTTGGCCACTTTTTAGGCCAAGTGAAGCTCACCGAACTGGTCACCCAGCCCATCGACAGCACGGTGAGCGACGTGATGGACCGCAACTTTGCGCCCATTCCCGTGAACCTCTCATCCAGCGAGGTGGCTCAGCGCTTCGAAAACCGGGACCTGGTGAGCGCGCCCGTGGTCGACGGTCAGAATGTGCTGCTCGGCCGCATCACCATCGATGACGTGGTGGACGTGATTCGGGACGAAGCCGAACACAGCATTTTGTCGCAGGTGGGTCTGGATGAAGAAGATGATGTCTTCGCTCCGATTCGTAAAAGCGCCACCCGCCGTGCGGTTTGGCTGGGCATTAATCTGCTCACTGCATTCATTGCTGCAGGCGTGGTGGGCCTGTTCCAGGCCACGTTAGATGAAGTGGTGGCTTTGGCCGTTCTTATGCCGGTGGTGGCTAGCATGGGGGGCATTGGCGGCAGCCAGACTCTCACCCTCATGATTCGCGGCATGGCTTTGGGTCATATCAGTAGTGCCAATGTGGGCGCCTTGCTCCGGCGCGAGGTCGCGGTGGCCTTTCTGAATGGGGTGTTTTGGGCCTGCGCTGTCGGTTTAGTGGTTAGCCTGTGGTTCGACAACATCATGCTGGGTAGCGTCATCGCCATGGCCATGCTGATTAATCAACTCAGTGCCGCCTTTACCGGTGTGGGCTTGCCGATGCTGCTCAAGAAACTCGACATCGATCCTGCGCTCGCCGGGTCGGTGGTGCTGACCACCGTCACCGATGTGGTTGGCTTTTTCGCCTTCTTAGGTCTGGGCACCGTGATCCTACTCTGA
- a CDS encoding YdcF family protein — protein MLRHLIWPCGVFLALTIALLAGASGWMMWRYQSWMQVQPEQLRPMPMALVLGTSVWSAGGEPSIHFAGRMQAAAELYHSGRVQTLLLSGANPTRYYNEPQRMREAMLKHGVPDSALVLDYAGRRTLDSVRRARDVFHAQEIIIVSQAYHLYRALFLADADGLSAQGLIAPGPSLRQRWRTEWREVLARVLAVLDIYLLDTQPHFPVQPSETSMARKHGGLDRSE, from the coding sequence ATGCTGCGTCATTTGATTTGGCCCTGCGGGGTGTTTCTGGCACTGACCATAGCGCTACTGGCGGGAGCCAGTGGCTGGATGATGTGGCGCTACCAATCTTGGATGCAGGTGCAGCCAGAGCAGCTGCGACCGATGCCGATGGCGCTGGTGTTGGGCACCAGCGTATGGAGTGCGGGTGGTGAACCGTCCATTCACTTTGCCGGCCGCATGCAAGCCGCCGCCGAGCTTTATCACAGTGGTCGAGTGCAAACTTTGCTCCTCAGTGGGGCGAACCCGACCCGTTACTACAACGAGCCTCAGCGCATGCGTGAAGCCATGCTCAAACACGGTGTGCCCGACTCCGCCTTGGTGCTCGACTATGCGGGTCGACGCACCCTCGACTCAGTCCGCCGGGCACGGGATGTATTCCACGCTCAGGAAATCATCATCGTGAGTCAGGCTTATCACCTCTACCGAGCCCTGTTTTTGGCCGATGCTGATGGTTTGTCCGCCCAGGGCTTGATTGCGCCGGGCCCCAGTTTGCGCCAGCGCTGGCGGACCGAATGGCGTGAGGTTTTGGCGCGGGTATTGGCGGTGCTTGATATCTATCTTCTGGACACCCAGCCACACTTTCCGGTGCAACCCAGCGAAACCTCGATGGCGAGGAAGCACGGAGGCTTGGATCGCTCAGAGTAG
- a CDS encoding DNA-deoxyinosine glycosylase produces the protein MPKPQARSVSAADQQSQVRAQCTASQADQGLPPLLPPRPELLILGSMPSQASLREQQYYAHPQNRFWPLWAQLLGTQLPPSYAQRVDMLKQAGVAVWDVLAECQRPGSLDASIVPDSVRCNDISNLLTSHPTIRIIGCNGGFAARTFQRQMLPTLPVAVAWVSLPSTSPANARWRLPDLVERWAEQLQLTPPE, from the coding sequence ATGCCTAAGCCACAAGCAAGATCCGTGTCAGCAGCGGATCAACAATCCCAAGTCCGCGCACAGTGTACGGCTTCGCAAGCTGACCAGGGTTTGCCCCCCCTGCTTCCACCCCGGCCAGAGTTACTGATATTAGGCAGCATGCCCAGTCAGGCTTCGCTGCGCGAGCAGCAATACTATGCCCATCCACAGAATCGCTTTTGGCCACTCTGGGCCCAGTTATTAGGCACCCAGCTTCCGCCGAGTTATGCGCAGCGTGTGGATATGCTCAAGCAGGCCGGGGTTGCTGTCTGGGATGTGCTCGCCGAATGCCAGCGTCCTGGCAGTCTCGATGCCTCGATCGTGCCGGACAGCGTGCGCTGTAATGACATCAGCAACTTGTTAACAAGCCACCCGACGATACGCATCATTGGCTGCAATGGCGGCTTCGCGGCGCGAACCTTTCAACGCCAGATGCTGCCGACACTACCCGTCGCCGTGGCTTGGGTCAGCCTGCCCTCTACCAGCCCCGCCAATGCCCGTTGGCGACTTCCCGATCTGGTTGAGCGCTGGGCTGAGCAACTGCAGCTCACACCCCCAGAGTAA
- a CDS encoding VWA domain-containing protein, producing MLLDFFYALRKAELKPSITEYLTLVEALSKDVAFCSIDEFYYLARASLVKDETKFDRFDKVFGAYFQGVEESMEGIFEQIPEDWIQAMKQLQMTEEELKKIQAMGGWDELMEQLKKRLEEQKKRHEGGNKWIGTGGTSPYGNSGYNPMGVRIGGQGGNRSAVKVWEKRDYANLDDSIELGTRNIKLALRRLRKFAREGAADVLDLDDTIRSTARNAGYLDIKMVPERHNAVKVLLFFDVGGSMDPHVRVCEELFSAARAEFKHMEYFYFHNFIYESVWKDNLRRQTEKTSTWDLMHKYGEDYKVIVVGDATMSPYEITYAGGSVEHWNEESGQVWAERLLRHFKKAVWLNPEPEEHWGFNPSVQITQEIFENRMYPLSLSGLDAAVKRLLA from the coding sequence ATGCTCTTGGATTTCTTCTACGCGCTACGCAAAGCAGAACTAAAGCCCTCCATTACCGAGTACCTCACCTTGGTCGAGGCCTTGAGCAAGGACGTGGCTTTTTGCTCCATTGACGAGTTCTACTATTTGGCGCGTGCCAGCTTGGTCAAGGACGAAACCAAGTTCGACCGCTTCGACAAGGTATTCGGCGCTTATTTCCAGGGCGTCGAGGAGTCCATGGAGGGCATCTTTGAGCAGATCCCCGAAGACTGGATTCAAGCCATGAAGCAGCTGCAAATGACGGAGGAGGAACTGAAGAAAATTCAGGCCATGGGGGGCTGGGATGAGCTGATGGAACAGCTGAAGAAGCGCTTGGAGGAACAAAAGAAGCGCCACGAAGGGGGCAACAAATGGATTGGTACCGGCGGGACCTCTCCCTACGGCAATTCCGGCTACAACCCCATGGGCGTGCGTATTGGTGGCCAAGGCGGTAACCGTAGTGCGGTTAAGGTCTGGGAGAAGCGTGATTACGCCAACTTGGATGACTCCATTGAATTAGGCACCCGCAACATTAAGCTGGCGCTGCGCCGGCTGCGTAAGTTCGCGCGTGAGGGCGCGGCCGATGTGCTGGATCTGGACGACACCATTCGTAGCACGGCCCGCAATGCCGGTTATCTCGACATCAAAATGGTGCCGGAGCGGCACAACGCGGTAAAAGTCCTGCTGTTTTTCGATGTGGGCGGTTCTATGGACCCGCATGTGCGGGTTTGCGAAGAGCTGTTCAGTGCGGCTCGCGCTGAGTTCAAGCACATGGAGTATTTCTACTTCCATAACTTCATTTACGAATCAGTGTGGAAGGACAACCTGCGCCGTCAGACTGAAAAGACCTCCACCTGGGATTTGATGCACAAGTATGGTGAGGACTACAAGGTCATTGTGGTCGGCGATGCCACCATGAGCCCCTACGAAATCACCTATGCTGGCGGCAGCGTGGAGCACTGGAACGAGGAGTCCGGTCAGGTTTGGGCGGAGCGTTTGCTGCGTCATTTCAAAAAGGCGGTATGGCTCAACCCCGAGCCAGAGGAGCATTGGGGCTTTAACCCCAGCGTGCAGATTACGCAGGAAATTTTTGAGAACCGCATGTATCCCCTGAGTTTGTCAGGGCTGGATGCAGCAGTGAAACGCTTGTTAGCCTAG
- a CDS encoding DUF3604 domain-containing protein: MHIGISRSTGGSKACAGAALGLALAMGLAGCEGGREGTTDRSLGEALEAPQTAGCRDQRPGYKNLYFGDLHTHTSYSLDAYFFNALTNPRMAHRFAKAEAPLPVPAKGSQDVFTAGDEVWLDRPLDFNAVTDHAEFLGGFVSLCDQSPTSQALCDSLIGQGIRDDIRAIAAGDTPFQTQVLQSLVADMPTSLLPWLETKQINDAEYAPCRYTTLHGYEFTSGVLSQMFHRNVIFRGDAQSVPIDVFPAVNLTTALLPQNANDDWALFDHLQRACVDQPDCDVLTIVHNSNRSDGRMFLAAGEAAGASVMGDLTGVPLGRKLFATDVFLPMTADDAALRRRIDKSFEMTQHKGQSECAAGLSGAYLANDESFDPGCTFEVDASICQGLPEDPPACAALCTGEAWKDPPFCGWRDRGQNVVPVCAVTGPDGRSRPANGGDTTGNCRSPLDYYRYAMVEGQKIRQTLGINPYKLNISASLDTHAADSGKADEANFRGHGGVLDDEPAEQLGFWACADPSQDPRDLEQCEQRSFVDFSRPLNPGGLTGVWAPANTREHIFDAIAAGESFGTSGPRLRIRSAASWQRPPADICDRLGRGEDLSLSGMTPMGGNLPPPPTPNAAPWLAIWAEQDPEGVPLQQIDLIEGYLDADNQPKVRFHDGLKRTISPVQRPDPSSCAVAVDNHPESLCLIWQDPNFDSRRDAYWYARVRELPSCRWTAYACHVEAQVDCGALEPATGQFPVYHPHAGLEGCCAITQTDSGFSGQPRFDTIEERAWASPIWYEPQ; this comes from the coding sequence ATGCATATTGGGATTTCCCGCAGTACTGGGGGGAGTAAGGCGTGCGCCGGAGCCGCACTGGGCTTGGCTCTGGCCATGGGATTGGCTGGCTGTGAAGGTGGGCGCGAAGGGACTACTGACAGGTCCTTGGGTGAGGCGCTTGAGGCCCCTCAAACCGCCGGCTGCCGCGACCAACGCCCCGGCTACAAGAACCTCTATTTCGGGGATCTGCACACGCATACCTCCTACTCATTGGATGCGTATTTCTTTAATGCCCTGACCAATCCACGCATGGCCCACCGCTTCGCCAAGGCCGAGGCGCCGCTACCGGTGCCCGCCAAGGGCAGCCAAGACGTGTTCACAGCTGGCGATGAAGTGTGGCTAGACCGCCCGCTGGACTTCAATGCTGTCACCGATCATGCCGAGTTTCTTGGCGGCTTTGTCAGTCTTTGCGATCAATCCCCTACTAGTCAGGCTCTGTGCGATAGCCTCATCGGTCAAGGCATACGCGATGACATTCGCGCCATTGCTGCCGGCGACACGCCCTTCCAAACCCAAGTGCTCCAATCCTTGGTGGCCGATATGCCCACCAGCCTGCTGCCCTGGCTGGAAACCAAGCAGATCAACGACGCTGAATATGCGCCCTGCCGCTACACCACCCTGCATGGTTACGAGTTCACCTCGGGAGTGCTCTCGCAGATGTTCCACCGCAATGTGATCTTCCGCGGAGATGCCCAGAGTGTGCCCATCGATGTGTTTCCTGCGGTGAATCTGACCACGGCCCTGCTGCCACAGAACGCCAATGATGACTGGGCCCTCTTCGATCACTTGCAACGGGCCTGCGTGGATCAACCCGACTGCGATGTGCTGACCATCGTGCACAACAGCAACCGCAGCGATGGGCGCATGTTTCTGGCCGCCGGGGAGGCGGCCGGCGCCAGCGTCATGGGCGATCTGACGGGGGTTCCACTGGGCCGCAAGCTGTTTGCTACCGATGTATTCCTGCCCATGACGGCGGATGATGCCGCGCTGCGCCGACGCATCGATAAAAGCTTCGAGATGACCCAGCACAAGGGTCAGTCCGAATGTGCGGCCGGGCTGTCAGGCGCCTACCTGGCAAATGACGAAAGCTTTGACCCCGGCTGCACCTTCGAGGTAGATGCCAGCATCTGTCAGGGACTGCCCGAAGATCCGCCCGCCTGCGCGGCCCTATGTACGGGGGAAGCCTGGAAGGACCCGCCGTTTTGTGGCTGGCGTGATCGCGGTCAGAACGTGGTGCCCGTCTGCGCGGTCACCGGCCCAGATGGGCGCTCGCGCCCCGCCAACGGCGGCGACACCACGGGCAACTGCCGCAGCCCCCTGGATTACTACCGCTACGCCATGGTCGAGGGACAAAAAATCCGCCAGACCCTGGGCATCAACCCCTACAAGCTCAATATCAGTGCCTCCTTGGACACCCACGCCGCGGACTCCGGCAAAGCCGATGAAGCCAACTTCCGTGGGCATGGCGGCGTGTTGGATGATGAACCCGCCGAGCAACTGGGCTTCTGGGCCTGCGCCGACCCCAGTCAGGACCCACGCGATCTGGAGCAATGCGAGCAGCGCAGCTTCGTGGATTTTTCGCGCCCGCTGAACCCCGGCGGCCTCACCGGTGTCTGGGCGCCGGCGAATACCCGGGAACACATCTTTGATGCCATCGCGGCTGGCGAGAGCTTCGGCACCAGCGGACCACGCCTGCGGATTCGCAGCGCCGCCTCCTGGCAACGCCCGCCGGCCGATATCTGCGATCGCCTGGGACGTGGCGAGGACCTGAGCCTGAGTGGCATGACCCCGATGGGCGGCAACTTACCTCCTCCGCCCACACCCAACGCGGCGCCCTGGCTGGCCATCTGGGCCGAGCAGGATCCCGAGGGCGTGCCTTTGCAGCAAATCGACCTGATCGAGGGCTACCTGGATGCCGACAATCAGCCCAAGGTGCGATTTCATGACGGCCTGAAGCGGACCATCTCCCCGGTACAGCGCCCAGACCCCAGCAGCTGCGCGGTTGCGGTGGACAACCACCCCGAGAGCCTCTGCTTGATCTGGCAAGACCCGAACTTTGACAGCCGGCGTGACGCCTACTGGTACGCCCGCGTGCGCGAGCTGCCCTCCTGTCGCTGGACCGCCTATGCCTGTCATGTCGAAGCGCAGGTGGATTGCGGCGCCCTGGAGCCTGCGACGGGGCAGTTCCCGGTCTATCATCCGCATGCCGGTTTAGAGGGCTGCTGTGCCATTACGCAAACGGACTCTGGCTTCAGCGGCCAGCCGCGCTTCGACACCATTGAGGAGCGGGCCTGGGCCTCGCCTATTTGGTACGAACCCCAATGA
- a CDS encoding peptidyl-prolyl cis-trans isomerase, whose product MSAWLRDPLLQFFLAGLLIFGLQGLLNPRPSPHAPAELDAEGQRRWQEQQALLAEARRLGLDRNDSLIERQLEQKMRRLIRLRAQPTQVSDATLQSFLDANAASYQEPDRIWADHLWLRRSQVANAAAAQQLLAAQTVDEAVTPAAAPSPLQQEHWDGLSRAQIRSRYGQMLAEAVDKLVAEGPWSPVVAGGLGWHRVRVQTIEPGQRPRLEDIRDRVEADWRDALAEEAMRKWLARRIDHD is encoded by the coding sequence ATGAGCGCCTGGCTACGCGATCCCCTGTTGCAGTTTTTCCTGGCAGGGCTGCTGATCTTCGGGCTACAGGGTCTGCTCAATCCAAGGCCTTCGCCACATGCCCCGGCCGAGCTCGATGCCGAAGGCCAACGCCGCTGGCAGGAACAGCAAGCGCTGCTTGCGGAGGCACGCCGACTGGGCCTGGATCGTAACGACAGCCTCATCGAACGCCAACTGGAACAGAAAATGCGCCGCCTGATTCGGCTACGGGCGCAGCCCACTCAGGTGAGCGACGCGACGCTGCAATCGTTCCTAGACGCCAACGCCGCAAGCTATCAAGAACCCGACCGAATCTGGGCCGACCATCTATGGCTACGGCGCAGTCAGGTGGCCAATGCTGCAGCGGCTCAGCAGTTGCTCGCGGCCCAAACAGTAGACGAGGCGGTCACTCCCGCTGCTGCACCAAGCCCCCTGCAGCAAGAACATTGGGATGGCCTGAGCCGTGCACAAATCCGCAGCCGCTATGGACAAATGCTCGCGGAAGCCGTGGACAAGCTCGTGGCTGAAGGACCGTGGAGCCCCGTTGTCGCTGGAGGCCTGGGTTGGCACCGTGTTCGTGTTCAGACCATCGAGCCCGGACAGCGACCGCGATTGGAGGACATTCGTGACCGCGTCGAAGCTGACTGGCGGGACGCCCTTGCCGAAGAGGCTATGCGCAAGTGGTTGGCGCGACGAATTGATCATGACTAA
- a CDS encoding HupE/UreJ family protein translates to MQQPLWLDAGDDCEMRTQSRNRSVDGLWLDWILSCQSSWEGRRIQIHGLNARLPDALLEIHGHPKGSQLLKLSHEQPSAVLSLESTAADWPAFFRLGLEHLATGWDHLIFVALLALGFRFGQPITPLLGIITGFTLAHSLSLALVLMADLHLPMAPVEALIALSLALLAADHLRRRHGDSAYNQPPAPATFARLFYLACAFGLVHGLGFADALRDIGLPENHRWAALLMFNLGLETAQVLWLGLLLALAWLLRPYPVTRVVPIGLYLIGALSSSWFMTRLTGI, encoded by the coding sequence ATGCAGCAACCACTGTGGCTGGATGCCGGAGACGATTGTGAGATGCGCACACAGTCGCGTAATCGATCTGTCGATGGTCTGTGGTTGGATTGGATACTGAGCTGTCAGAGTAGCTGGGAGGGTCGCCGAATTCAGATCCACGGCCTTAACGCGCGTTTACCGGACGCCCTGCTGGAAATCCATGGCCACCCCAAGGGCTCACAGTTGCTCAAGCTCAGCCATGAGCAACCCTCTGCGGTGCTCTCGCTGGAATCCACCGCTGCAGATTGGCCAGCCTTCTTCCGCTTGGGTTTGGAGCATTTGGCCACGGGCTGGGATCACCTCATTTTCGTTGCCCTGTTGGCCCTGGGTTTTCGATTCGGACAGCCGATCACCCCACTACTGGGCATCATCACCGGCTTCACGCTCGCCCATAGCCTGAGTTTAGCGCTGGTGCTTATGGCTGATTTGCACCTGCCAATGGCACCAGTCGAGGCATTAATTGCCCTGAGTTTGGCGCTGCTGGCAGCGGACCATCTCCGTAGGCGACACGGGGATTCGGCCTACAACCAGCCGCCAGCCCCTGCCACTTTTGCTCGCTTGTTCTACCTAGCCTGCGCCTTCGGGTTGGTCCACGGCCTCGGTTTTGCTGATGCCTTGCGTGATATTGGCCTGCCGGAGAACCATCGCTGGGCAGCACTGCTCATGTTCAACCTCGGGCTGGAAACTGCCCAAGTGCTTTGGCTCGGCCTATTACTGGCGCTAGCCTGGTTGCTCCGCCCTTACCCTGTTACGCGCGTTGTGCCCATTGGGCTGTACCTCATCGGCGCCCTGAGCAGCAGTTGGTTCATGACCCGTCTGACCGGCATTTGA
- a CDS encoding MBL fold metallo-hydrolase, with translation MRKFVVGLVSLGVLTALGWRLFGDRIVMQAFEQRVVDNLSGHRLADMQGGLNLVLCGSGSPLPDPERAGPCMLVQAGDQLLVIDVGSGSPRNLGLMGIPAGAIDAVLLTHFHSDHIDGLGELILQRWAGSQHQSPLPVLGPPGVDSVVDGFNQAYTLDVGYRITHHGETVMPPSAAGAQAQAFALPSPQGAVVYAAGGLTVTAFPVPHDPVDQAVGYRIDYAGRSLVISGDTAASTVLQQHSQGVDLLAHEALSPELVQVIRRGAQRADNSRVVTIMDDILDYHTTPQQAADIAAAASVGRLVFYHTIPQLPLPPLERRFLRGVKERFSGPVDLGADGDWWHLPADSDTVEHHNLLSLF, from the coding sequence ATGCGCAAATTCGTAGTGGGGCTGGTGAGCTTAGGGGTGCTGACCGCCCTAGGCTGGCGGCTATTCGGTGATCGCATTGTCATGCAGGCCTTCGAGCAGCGTGTGGTCGACAACCTCAGCGGCCACCGCTTAGCCGATATGCAAGGCGGACTCAACCTGGTGCTGTGTGGCAGCGGATCACCCCTACCAGACCCTGAGCGCGCTGGGCCCTGTATGTTGGTGCAGGCAGGAGATCAACTCCTGGTGATTGACGTCGGATCGGGCAGCCCCCGCAACCTGGGTCTGATGGGCATACCTGCCGGGGCGATAGACGCCGTACTACTCACGCATTTTCATTCCGATCATATTGATGGGCTGGGCGAACTGATATTGCAGCGCTGGGCGGGTAGCCAACACCAAAGCCCTTTACCGGTCCTGGGGCCACCAGGTGTCGACAGCGTTGTGGATGGCTTCAATCAGGCTTATACCTTGGATGTGGGCTACCGCATCACGCACCATGGCGAAACGGTGATGCCACCCTCTGCTGCAGGGGCACAGGCCCAAGCTTTTGCCCTGCCCAGCCCTCAGGGAGCCGTGGTTTATGCAGCGGGCGGGCTTACAGTGACCGCCTTTCCTGTTCCCCATGATCCGGTCGATCAGGCCGTGGGGTATCGCATCGACTATGCCGGGCGTAGTCTGGTCATCAGCGGTGACACGGCTGCGTCGACGGTCTTGCAACAACATAGCCAAGGCGTAGACCTGCTGGCTCATGAGGCCTTGTCTCCAGAATTGGTGCAGGTTATTCGGCGTGGCGCTCAGCGTGCTGACAATTCCCGTGTGGTCACGATCATGGATGACATCCTGGATTACCACACCACACCACAACAAGCAGCGGACATCGCTGCCGCCGCCAGCGTTGGGCGCTTGGTCTTTTATCACACGATTCCGCAGCTCCCTTTGCCACCCTTGGAGCGACGCTTTTTGCGGGGCGTCAAGGAACGCTTTAGCGGACCAGTAGACCTGGGTGCAGATGGGGACTGGTGGCACTTGCCTGCTGATTCAGACACCGTAGAGCATCACAACCTGCTCAGTTTGTTCTGA
- a CDS encoding glutathione S-transferase, giving the protein MSDPAYTLYKMDISYFSGKVEAYLHYKGIAHHKVTATAKVLDQIYQATGVKKVPAIACADGRWLFDSTPMLEWLEQQHPEPVTKPDDPALAFLAQLIEDYADEWLWRPAMWWRWEPKASRHALGRRIAEEVRPPGVPTWLMSWFFPQRQRWTWLWGDGMNRQNSPRVRDLYREELAFLQATLSHQPFLLGQQPSAADFGYFASMFRHFGNDPDPAEIMRRDAPAVYLWLARLWAGVPAASATRPSWVWPEGQAWQVMLKRIQNDYLPYLSANAEAFATGKKRFDFVGDSQQFSGTVVHRYRVWCRERLQQSARGLSPHDQQRIANLLGDGNGWTDLTQGPMISSGLEGRYQLPIMPRQAKPQWRVALFGQPRD; this is encoded by the coding sequence ATGAGCGATCCCGCCTACACCCTCTACAAAATGGATATTTCCTACTTCAGTGGCAAGGTGGAGGCGTACCTGCACTACAAGGGCATCGCGCATCACAAAGTGACGGCCACCGCCAAGGTGCTTGACCAGATCTACCAGGCGACGGGAGTGAAAAAGGTGCCTGCTATCGCCTGCGCCGACGGCCGCTGGCTATTTGATTCCACCCCGATGCTGGAGTGGCTGGAGCAACAGCACCCAGAGCCTGTGACCAAGCCCGACGACCCCGCCTTGGCATTTTTGGCCCAACTGATAGAAGACTATGCCGATGAGTGGCTTTGGCGTCCGGCCATGTGGTGGCGCTGGGAACCAAAAGCCTCGCGCCATGCCTTGGGCCGACGCATTGCCGAAGAAGTGCGCCCGCCCGGCGTGCCTACCTGGTTGATGAGCTGGTTTTTCCCTCAACGCCAGCGCTGGACCTGGCTGTGGGGGGACGGCATGAATCGCCAGAACAGCCCCAGAGTACGGGACCTCTACCGAGAGGAACTCGCCTTTCTCCAGGCAACGCTCAGCCATCAGCCCTTCCTGTTGGGGCAGCAGCCCAGTGCAGCCGATTTTGGCTATTTCGCCTCCATGTTCCGACATTTTGGGAATGACCCGGACCCCGCTGAAATCATGCGCCGAGACGCACCCGCGGTGTACCTCTGGCTGGCCCGTCTTTGGGCTGGCGTGCCCGCGGCATCAGCCACGAGGCCGAGCTGGGTTTGGCCCGAAGGCCAGGCATGGCAAGTCATGCTCAAACGCATCCAAAACGATTATCTGCCCTACCTAAGTGCCAATGCCGAAGCCTTTGCCACCGGCAAGAAACGCTTCGACTTTGTCGGTGATAGTCAGCAGTTTTCCGGAACGGTGGTCCATCGCTACCGCGTATGGTGCCGGGAGCGTCTCCAACAAAGCGCGCGCGGCCTGAGCCCGCACGATCAGCAGCGCATTGCAAATCTACTGGGCGATGGGAATGGCTGGACGGACCTGACCCAGGGCCCCATGATCTCCTCTGGCCTGGAGGGGCGCTATCAGCTTCCTATCATGCCCCGCCAAGCCAAACCCCAGTGGCGGGTGGCGTTATTCGGACAACCCCGTGATTAG